A genomic stretch from Desulfohalobium retbaense DSM 5692 includes:
- the trpA gene encoding tryptophan synthase subunit alpha, translating to MHTSVLTEAVDKAHKAGRHALIPFLPAGFPDPERFWEVLRELDAQGADIIEIGVPFSDPVADGPLIEAVSLQCLADGVDLDWILDGLERMAGQLATPIVCMGYYNPFWQYGMARFAERAAQAGVAGCIVPDLPLEEAGPFQEVLNAQGMDLIRMIGVNTSEERMRAYAKNGSGFVYMVAALGITGTQAGFPPQLPQALSRAQDIFDDPIALGFGLERKEQLGEIRDLVDAVVFGSSLIRHVQGGGEVRTFLQRWH from the coding sequence ATGCATACATCAGTGTTGACCGAGGCCGTTGACAAGGCTCACAAGGCCGGGCGCCACGCCCTGATCCCGTTTCTTCCGGCCGGATTTCCCGACCCGGAACGGTTTTGGGAGGTTTTGCGGGAGCTGGACGCGCAAGGTGCAGATATTATTGAGATAGGAGTCCCGTTTTCCGATCCCGTGGCCGATGGTCCACTTATTGAGGCCGTTTCGTTGCAGTGCCTGGCCGACGGCGTTGATCTGGACTGGATATTGGACGGATTGGAGCGTATGGCGGGGCAATTGGCGACCCCGATCGTGTGTATGGGGTATTATAATCCCTTTTGGCAATACGGCATGGCCCGTTTTGCGGAGCGAGCCGCCCAGGCGGGGGTGGCCGGGTGCATTGTCCCGGATCTGCCGCTGGAGGAGGCCGGGCCGTTTCAAGAGGTACTCAATGCACAAGGAATGGACCTCATCCGCATGATCGGCGTGAATACCTCTGAAGAGCGGATGCGAGCCTATGCCAAAAATGGCAGCGGTTTTGTGTATATGGTTGCGGCACTGGGCATCACTGGCACACAAGCCGGGTTCCCGCCGCAATTGCCTCAGGCGCTTTCCCGTGCCCAGGACATTTTTGACGATCCCATTGCTCTGGGGTTCGGATTGGAGCGTAAGGAACAACTGGGTGAGATACGCGACCTGGTCGATGCGGTGGTCTTCGGCAGCAGTTTGATCCGGCATGTGCAAGGCGGCGGGGAGGTCAGGACATTTTTGCAGAGATGGCACTGA
- a CDS encoding sulfotransferase family protein: MRILIGYSMRSGSTLLQHMLGQHSAVRSTSDLSSWLMLSRLLTGLGPKQGAVCVKPMDILFLEQWRLMSRFFDRFIWLVRDPRDAYLSSIESGYAYLLWPRGRRMSGVDLGLVDRWQRIQRQYLKAPEKWHLVRYEDLVTRPEATMNSILEYLELPYERLDRFERFRLLNGGDYKICQSSGVRSSSVGRYRTKMPGPQRAVFQRLIGPEMDFFGYPSV; encoded by the coding sequence ATGCGTATATTGATCGGGTATTCCATGCGTAGCGGCAGCACCCTGCTGCAACATATGCTGGGGCAACATTCGGCCGTTCGCTCGACCAGCGATCTTTCGTCCTGGCTCATGCTGAGCCGCCTGCTTACCGGACTGGGGCCCAAACAGGGCGCGGTCTGTGTCAAACCCATGGATATCCTGTTCTTGGAGCAATGGCGGCTTATGAGCCGGTTCTTCGACCGCTTTATCTGGCTGGTGCGGGATCCGCGGGACGCCTATCTCTCGAGTATTGAATCTGGATACGCGTATCTGCTCTGGCCCAGGGGCCGACGGATGTCCGGCGTCGACCTCGGTCTTGTGGACCGGTGGCAGCGCATCCAGCGACAGTATCTGAAAGCCCCGGAAAAGTGGCACCTCGTGCGGTATGAAGATCTCGTGACCCGCCCAGAGGCGACCATGAACTCGATCCTGGAGTATCTGGAACTGCCCTACGAGCGGCTGGACCGGTTTGAGCGTTTTCGTCTTCTCAATGGCGGCGACTACAAGATCTGCCAGTCCAGCGGAGTCCGGTCGAGTTCGGTGGGGCGGTACAGAACGAAAATGCCGGGGCCCCAACGGGCCGTGTTTCAGCGTCTCATTGGTCCGGAAATGGACTTCTTCGGCTATCCGTCTGTTTGA
- a CDS encoding ElyC/SanA/YdcF family protein: MFVLKKMVARLVFPLPLAFELLVAGLVILFGFRRWQRTGRWLVLAGTAVLLVSTTPAVPQWAMRTLEGRFPAIDMTAAKAADAQWVVVLGGGHASDPGLPVSAKVGTSTMYRLVEGVRIVRQLPGATLLLSGYAGKEAVSNARIKADLAKALGYEGPLVLEERPRDTAQEAAMITERLGQAPFVLVTSASHMPRAMALFQGQGSHPIAAPTGHLAPREALQAWDWFPNAQDAYCLQRAVYEYLGLGWAWLRGQLEQPV, from the coding sequence GTGTTTGTCCTGAAAAAAATGGTGGCCCGGCTCGTGTTTCCCTTGCCTCTGGCTTTTGAACTCCTCGTCGCTGGGCTCGTGATCCTGTTTGGCTTCCGCCGTTGGCAACGAACCGGACGCTGGCTGGTCCTGGCTGGGACGGCAGTGTTGCTTGTCAGCACCACTCCGGCGGTGCCGCAATGGGCCATGCGGACTCTGGAAGGACGGTTTCCCGCCATTGATATGACTGCGGCCAAAGCCGCTGATGCGCAATGGGTCGTGGTTCTCGGGGGTGGGCACGCCTCGGACCCGGGGCTTCCGGTCAGCGCCAAAGTCGGAACGTCAACCATGTATCGGCTGGTGGAGGGGGTGCGGATCGTCCGCCAACTCCCGGGGGCCACGTTGCTGCTTTCCGGGTATGCCGGCAAGGAGGCGGTTTCCAATGCCCGGATCAAGGCGGACCTGGCCAAGGCATTGGGCTACGAAGGGCCGCTGGTTCTGGAGGAAAGACCGCGGGATACGGCCCAAGAGGCGGCCATGATCACCGAGCGCCTCGGCCAGGCCCCCTTCGTGCTCGTGACCTCTGCCTCGCATATGCCACGAGCCATGGCCCTGTTTCAGGGACAGGGCTCCCATCCGATTGCCGCGCCCACCGGCCATTTGGCGCCCCGAGAAGCCTTACAGGCCTGGGACTGGTTTCCCAATGCCCAAGACGCCTATTGCCTCCAACGCGCTGTCTATGAATATCTTGGACTTGGGTGGGCCTGGTTGCGGGGGCAACTCGAACAGCCCGTATGA
- a CDS encoding ABC transporter substrate-binding protein, giving the protein MSGFSKKVLVALIAFAVLTMSASQVLAAKEVRFASVSWTGVTTKTELAVRILRSLGYEASNTMVSVPIAFKALDTGEADIFLGNWMPTQATMANKYFDKGTIEPLVASMPGAKYTLAVPTYAYEGGLQHFKDIAKYADKLGNKIYGIEEGNDGNQIIQSMIDKDMFGLGDFQLIPSSEAGMLSQVQSFTKDERWIVFLGWAPHHMNEMIDMKYLDGSTSETFGKNDGTATVYTIVRDGFVEENKNVAKFLKNLIFPISMMNQIMTTLHEKDGLKPVDAGLDWVKAHPEVYKGWLEGVTTISGEPALPAFEQYLETVN; this is encoded by the coding sequence ATGTCTGGTTTTTCCAAGAAAGTTCTTGTTGCATTGATCGCTTTTGCCGTTCTCACCATGAGCGCTTCACAGGTCCTGGCGGCCAAAGAAGTGCGCTTCGCCAGCGTCAGCTGGACCGGCGTGACCACCAAGACCGAACTGGCTGTGCGCATCCTGCGCAGCCTGGGCTACGAGGCCTCGAACACCATGGTTTCCGTGCCCATTGCCTTCAAGGCCCTGGACACCGGGGAGGCCGATATTTTTCTCGGCAACTGGATGCCCACCCAGGCCACAATGGCCAACAAATACTTCGACAAGGGCACCATCGAACCGCTCGTGGCCAGTATGCCCGGAGCGAAATACACCCTGGCCGTGCCCACATACGCCTATGAAGGCGGCTTGCAGCACTTCAAAGACATCGCCAAATACGCCGATAAGCTGGGGAATAAAATCTACGGCATCGAGGAAGGCAACGACGGCAACCAGATCATCCAATCCATGATCGACAAGGACATGTTTGGACTGGGCGATTTCCAGCTCATCCCTTCCAGTGAGGCCGGGATGCTCTCCCAGGTGCAGTCCTTCACCAAGGACGAACGCTGGATCGTCTTTCTGGGCTGGGCCCCGCACCACATGAACGAAATGATCGACATGAAGTATTTGGACGGAAGTACATCAGAGACCTTCGGCAAGAACGACGGTACGGCCACGGTCTACACCATCGTGCGCGACGGGTTTGTCGAAGAAAACAAAAATGTCGCCAAGTTTTTGAAAAACCTCATCTTCCCCATCTCCATGATGAACCAGATCATGACCACCCTCCACGAAAAGGACGGGTTGAAACCCGTGGATGCCGGCCTGGATTGGGTCAAGGCCCATCCAGAGGTCTACAAGGGATGGCTGGAAGGCGTGACCACCATTTCCGGGGAACCGGCTCTGCCGGCCTTTGAACAATACCTGGAAACCGTCAACTAA